One Streptomyces drozdowiczii DNA segment encodes these proteins:
- a CDS encoding F0F1 ATP synthase subunit epsilon — protein sequence MAAELHVELVAADRSVWSGEATLVVARTTSGDIGVMPGHQPLLGVLESGPVTIRTSEGATVVAAVHGGFISFADDKLSLLAEIAELADEIDVERAERALERAKSDTDGASERRAEVRLRAVAAH from the coding sequence TTGGCTGCTGAGCTGCACGTCGAGCTGGTCGCCGCGGACCGCAGTGTCTGGTCCGGCGAGGCCACCCTGGTCGTCGCGCGCACCACGTCCGGCGACATCGGCGTCATGCCCGGTCACCAGCCGCTTCTGGGTGTGCTGGAATCGGGCCCGGTGACGATCCGTACGAGCGAGGGCGCGACCGTCGTCGCCGCCGTGCACGGCGGTTTCATCTCGTTCGCCGACGACAAGCTGTCGCTTCTCGCGGAGATCGCGGAGCTTGCCGACGAGATCGACGTCGAGCGCGCGGAGCGTGCGCTCGAGCGTGCGAAGTCGGACACGGACGGCGCTTCCGAGCGGCGCGCCGAAGTGCGACTGCGTGCGGTGGCGGCACACTAG
- the atpA gene encoding F0F1 ATP synthase subunit alpha, with translation MAELTIRPEEIRDALENFVQSYKPDAASREEVGTVSVAGDGIAKVEGLPSAMANELLKFEDGTLGLALNLEEREIGAIVLGEFSGIEEGQPVQRTGEVLSVGVGEGYLGRVVDPLGNPIDGLGEIATDGRRALELQAPGVMVRKSVHEPMQTGYKAVDAMVPIGRGQRQLIIGDRQTGKTALAVDTIINQRDNWRSGDVNKQVRCIYVAIGQKGSTIASVRGALEEAGALEYTTIVAAPASDPAGFKYLAPYTGSAIGQHWMYQGKHVLIIFDDLSKQADAYRAVSLLLRRPPGREAYPGDVFYLHSRLLERCAKLSDDMGAGSMTGLPIVETKANDVSAFIPTNVISITDGQCFLESDLFNAGQRPALNVGISVSRVGGSAQHKAMRQVSGRLRVDLAQYRELEAFAAFGSDLDAASKASLERGKRMVELLKQPQYAPFPVEEQVVSVWAGTNGKMDDVPVEDIRRFETELLEFLRRERKDLLTSIREGAKMSNDTIEAIADAVAAFKQQFETSDGKLLGEG, from the coding sequence ATGGCGGAGCTCACGATCCGGCCGGAGGAGATCCGGGACGCGCTGGAGAACTTTGTCCAGTCGTACAAGCCGGACGCGGCCTCGCGCGAGGAGGTCGGTACGGTCAGCGTTGCCGGCGACGGCATCGCGAAGGTGGAGGGCCTGCCCTCCGCCATGGCGAACGAGCTGCTGAAGTTCGAGGACGGCACCCTCGGTCTCGCCCTCAACCTCGAGGAGCGCGAGATCGGTGCGATCGTCCTCGGCGAGTTCAGCGGCATCGAGGAGGGCCAGCCGGTGCAGCGCACCGGTGAGGTGCTCTCCGTCGGCGTCGGCGAGGGTTACCTCGGCCGCGTCGTCGACCCGCTCGGCAACCCGATCGACGGTCTCGGCGAGATCGCGACCGACGGCCGCCGCGCCCTCGAGCTGCAGGCCCCTGGCGTCATGGTCCGCAAGTCGGTGCACGAGCCGATGCAGACCGGCTACAAGGCCGTCGACGCCATGGTGCCGATCGGCCGCGGCCAGCGTCAGCTGATCATCGGCGACCGTCAGACGGGTAAGACCGCTCTGGCCGTCGACACGATCATCAACCAGCGCGACAACTGGCGCTCGGGCGACGTGAACAAGCAGGTGCGCTGCATCTACGTCGCCATCGGTCAGAAGGGCTCGACGATCGCCTCCGTGCGCGGCGCCCTCGAAGAGGCCGGCGCCCTGGAGTACACGACCATCGTCGCCGCCCCGGCGTCCGACCCGGCCGGCTTCAAGTACCTCGCGCCGTACACCGGCTCGGCCATCGGCCAGCACTGGATGTACCAGGGCAAGCACGTCCTGATCATCTTCGACGACCTCTCGAAGCAGGCCGACGCCTACCGCGCCGTGTCCCTGCTGCTGCGCCGTCCGCCGGGCCGTGAGGCGTACCCCGGTGACGTCTTCTACCTCCACTCGCGTCTGCTGGAGCGCTGCGCCAAGCTCTCCGACGACATGGGTGCCGGTTCGATGACGGGTCTCCCGATCGTCGAGACCAAGGCGAACGACGTGTCGGCGTTCATCCCGACCAACGTCATCTCCATCACCGACGGCCAGTGCTTCCTGGAGTCCGACCTGTTCAACGCCGGTCAGCGTCCGGCCCTGAACGTCGGTATCTCGGTCTCCCGCGTCGGTGGCTCCGCCCAGCACAAGGCCATGCGCCAGGTGTCCGGCCGACTCCGCGTGGACCTCGCCCAGTACCGCGAGCTGGAGGCGTTCGCCGCCTTCGGTTCCGACCTGGACGCGGCCTCCAAGGCGTCGCTGGAGCGCGGTAAGCGCATGGTCGAGCTGCTGAAGCAGCCGCAGTACGCCCCGTTCCCCGTCGAGGAGCAGGTCGTCTCCGTCTGGGCCGGCACCAACGGCAAGATGGACGACGTCCCGGTCGAGGACATCCGCCGCTTCGAGACGGAGCTGCTGGAGTTCCTGCGCCGCGAGCGCAAGGACCTCCTCACCAGCATCCGCGAGGGCGCCAAGATGTCCAACGACACGATCGAGGCCATCGCCGACGCCGTCGCCGCTTTCAAGCAGCAGTTCGAGACCTCGGACGGCAAGCTGCTGGGCGAGGGCTGA
- a CDS encoding F0F1 ATP synthase subunit gamma — MGAQLRVYKRRIRSVTATKKITKAMEMIAASRIVKAQRQVAASTPYATELTRAVTAVATGSTTKHPLTTEAESPARAAILLITSDRGLAGGYSSNAIKAAERLTERLRGEGKEVDTYVIGRKGVAYYGFRERKIADSWTGFTDSPTYADAKRAAAPLIEAVSQETAEGGVDELHIVFTEFVSMMTQNPVDDRMLPLSLGATEQETGKGEILPLFDFEPSAEDVLDALLPRYVESRIYNALLQAAASEHAARRRAMKSATDNAGELIKTLSRLANAARQAEITQEISEIVGGASALADATAGSDK, encoded by the coding sequence ATGGGCGCTCAGCTTCGCGTTTACAAGCGCCGCATCCGCTCCGTCACCGCCACGAAGAAGATCACCAAGGCGATGGAGATGATCGCCGCCTCGCGCATCGTCAAGGCGCAGCGCCAGGTGGCGGCGTCGACGCCGTACGCCACCGAGCTGACCCGCGCGGTGACCGCGGTGGCGACCGGCTCCACCACCAAGCACCCGCTGACCACCGAGGCCGAGTCCCCGGCCCGGGCCGCGATCCTGCTCATCACGAGCGACCGCGGTCTGGCCGGCGGTTACTCCTCCAACGCCATCAAGGCCGCGGAGAGGCTGACCGAGCGGCTGCGCGGTGAGGGCAAGGAGGTCGACACGTACGTGATCGGCCGCAAGGGTGTCGCCTACTACGGGTTCCGCGAGCGCAAGATCGCGGACTCGTGGACCGGCTTCACCGACAGCCCGACGTACGCGGATGCCAAGCGGGCGGCTGCCCCGCTGATCGAGGCGGTGTCCCAGGAGACCGCCGAGGGCGGTGTCGACGAGCTGCACATCGTCTTCACGGAGTTCGTGTCGATGATGACGCAGAACCCGGTCGACGACCGGATGCTGCCGCTCAGTCTCGGTGCCACGGAGCAGGAGACCGGCAAGGGCGAGATCCTGCCGCTCTTCGACTTCGAGCCGTCGGCGGAGGACGTCCTCGACGCCCTGCTTCCGCGGTACGTCGAGAGCCGTATCTACAACGCGCTGCTGCAGGCCGCTGCTTCCGAGCACGCCGCCCGCCGCCGCGCGATGAAGTCGGCCACCGACAACGCCGGTGAGCTCATCAAGACGCTCTCCCGGCTTGCCAACGCGGCCCGCCAGGCCGAAATCACCCAGGAAATCAGCGAGATCGTCGGTGGTGCCAGTGCGCTGGCCGACGCGACCGCGGGGAGTGACAAGTAA
- a CDS encoding F0F1 ATP synthase subunit B — protein sequence MNPLVQLAAEEAENPLIPPIPELVIGLIAFVIVFGFLAKKLLPNINKVLEERREAIEGGIEKADAAQTEAQSVLEQYKAQLAEARHEAARMRQEAQEQGAVILQEMRAEGQRQRDEIVAAGHAQIEADRKAAAAALRQDVGKLATDLAGKLVGESLEDHARQSGTVDRFLDELEAKAEAVR from the coding sequence AGGAAGCGGAAAACCCGCTCATTCCGCCGATCCCTGAGCTCGTCATTGGCCTCATCGCTTTCGTCATCGTCTTCGGCTTCCTCGCCAAGAAGCTCCTCCCGAACATCAACAAGGTTCTGGAAGAGCGCCGCGAGGCCATCGAAGGCGGTATCGAGAAGGCCGATGCGGCCCAGACCGAGGCCCAGAGCGTTCTTGAGCAGTACAAGGCTCAGCTCGCCGAGGCCCGCCACGAAGCCGCTCGTATGCGCCAGGAGGCGCAGGAGCAGGGCGCCGTGATCCTGCAGGAAATGCGTGCCGAGGGCCAGCGCCAGCGCGACGAGATCGTCGCCGCCGGCCACGCCCAGATCGAGGCCGACCGCAAGGCCGCCGCCGCCGCGCTGCGCCAGGACGTGGGCAAGCTCGCCACCGACCTGGCCGGCAAGCTCGTCGGTGAGTCCCTGGAGGACCACGCCCGGCAGAGTGGCACCGTCGACCGCTTCCTCGACGAGCTCGAAGCGAAGGCCGAGGCCGTCCGATGA
- the atpD gene encoding F0F1 ATP synthase subunit beta — protein sequence MTTTVETAVATGRVARVIGPVVDVEFPVDAMPDIYNALTVEVADPAEDGKLKTLTLEVAQHLGDGVIRAISMQPTDGLVRQAPVTDTGTGITVPVGDITKGKVFNTLGQILNKPEAEAEVTERWPIHRKAPNFDQLESKTEMFETGVKVIDLLTPYVKGGKIGLFGGAGVGKTVLIQEMIYRVANNHDGVSVFAGVGERTREGNDLIEEMADSGVIDKTALVFGQMDEPPGTRLRVALAGLTMAEYFRDVQKQDVLFFIDNIFRYTQAGSEVSTLLGRMPSAVGYQPNLADEMGLLQERITSTRGHSITSMQAIYVPADDLTDPAPATTFAHLDATTVLSRPISEKGIYPAVDPLDSTSRILDPRYIAEDHYAAAMRVKGILQKYKDLQDIIAILGIDELGEEDKLVVHRARRVERFLSQNTHVAKQFTGVDGSDVPLDESIAAFNAICDGEYDHFPEQAFFMCGGIEDLKANAKELGVS from the coding sequence ATGACGACCACAGTTGAGACGGCCGTTGCCACGGGCCGCGTCGCCCGGGTCATCGGCCCGGTCGTCGACGTGGAGTTCCCCGTCGACGCGATGCCGGACATCTACAACGCGCTGACCGTCGAGGTGGCCGACCCGGCCGAGGACGGCAAGCTCAAGACGCTGACGCTCGAGGTCGCCCAGCACCTCGGTGACGGCGTGATCCGCGCGATCTCGATGCAGCCCACCGACGGTCTGGTCCGCCAGGCCCCGGTGACCGACACGGGCACGGGCATCACCGTCCCCGTCGGTGACATCACCAAGGGCAAGGTGTTCAACACCCTCGGCCAGATCCTCAACAAGCCCGAGGCCGAGGCCGAGGTCACCGAGCGCTGGCCGATCCACCGCAAGGCGCCCAACTTCGACCAGCTCGAGTCCAAGACCGAGATGTTCGAGACCGGCGTCAAGGTCATCGACCTCCTCACCCCGTACGTCAAGGGTGGAAAGATCGGTCTGTTCGGTGGTGCCGGTGTCGGCAAGACCGTGCTGATCCAGGAGATGATCTACCGCGTCGCCAACAACCACGACGGTGTGTCGGTGTTCGCGGGCGTCGGTGAGCGCACCCGTGAGGGCAACGACCTCATCGAGGAGATGGCCGACTCCGGCGTCATCGACAAGACGGCGCTCGTCTTCGGCCAGATGGACGAGCCGCCGGGGACCCGTCTCCGCGTCGCCCTGGCCGGTCTGACCATGGCGGAGTACTTCCGCGATGTGCAGAAGCAGGACGTGCTCTTCTTCATCGACAACATCTTCCGGTACACCCAGGCCGGTTCCGAGGTGTCCACCCTGCTCGGCCGTATGCCGTCCGCGGTGGGTTACCAGCCGAACCTGGCCGACGAGATGGGTCTGCTCCAGGAGCGCATCACGTCGACCCGCGGTCACTCGATCACCTCGATGCAGGCGATCTACGTCCCCGCGGACGACCTGACCGACCCGGCGCCGGCGACCACCTTCGCCCACCTCGACGCGACGACGGTTCTCTCCCGTCCGATCTCCGAGAAGGGCATCTACCCGGCCGTGGACCCGCTGGACTCGACGTCCCGCATCCTCGACCCGCGGTACATCGCCGAGGACCACTACGCGGCCGCCATGCGTGTCAAGGGGATCCTGCAGAAGTACAAGGACCTCCAGGACATCATCGCGATCCTCGGTATCGACGAGCTGGGCGAGGAGGACAAGCTCGTCGTCCACCGTGCCCGTCGCGTCGAGCGCTTCCTGTCGCAGAACACCCACGTCGCCAAGCAGTTCACCGGCGTGGACGGTTCGGACGTTCCGCTCGACGAGTCGATCGCCGCGTTCAACGCCATCTGCGACGGTGAGTACGACCACTTCCCCGAGCAGGCGTTCTTCATGTGCGGTGGCATCGAGGACCTGAAGGCCAACGCCAAGGAGCTCGGCGTCTCCTGA
- a CDS encoding F0F1 ATP synthase subunit delta, producing the protein MNSASREALAAARERLDALTDSTSVDAAKLAEDLAGVTALLHREVSLRRVLTDPAQPGEARAELAGRLFGGQVGGEAVDLVTGMVRSRWSQSRDLVDAVEELANTADLTAAQQRGDLDDVEDELFRFGRIVASDTGLRAALTSRTATPAAKGELLRSLLGGKARPATERVVVRLVTQPRGRSLEAGLDSLSKLAAERRERMVAIVTSAVPLSDRQKQRLGAALAKLYGREMHLNLDVDPSVLGGIAVRVGDEVINGTIADRLDEATRRMAG; encoded by the coding sequence ATGAACAGCGCGAGCCGCGAGGCACTGGCTGCCGCACGCGAGCGTCTCGACGCGCTGACCGACTCCACGTCGGTCGACGCGGCGAAGCTCGCCGAGGACCTGGCCGGCGTCACGGCGCTGCTGCACCGCGAGGTGTCGCTGCGCCGGGTCCTGACCGACCCGGCGCAGCCGGGCGAGGCCAGGGCCGAGCTGGCAGGCCGCCTGTTCGGCGGCCAGGTGGGCGGCGAAGCCGTCGACCTGGTCACCGGCATGGTCCGCTCGCGCTGGTCGCAGTCGCGTGACCTGGTCGACGCGGTCGAGGAGCTGGCGAACACCGCCGACCTCACCGCCGCCCAGCAGCGCGGTGACCTGGACGACGTCGAGGACGAACTCTTCCGGTTCGGCCGCATCGTCGCCTCGGACACCGGCCTGCGCGCCGCGCTCACCAGCCGGACCGCGACCCCCGCCGCCAAGGGCGAGCTGCTCCGCAGCCTGCTCGGCGGCAAGGCGCGGCCCGCCACCGAGCGCGTCGTCGTGCGGCTTGTCACCCAGCCGCGTGGACGTAGCCTGGAAGCGGGACTCGACTCCCTCTCCAAGCTCGCCGCGGAGCGCCGGGAGCGCATGGTCGCGATCGTCACCTCCGCGGTGCCGCTCAGCGACCGGCAGAAGCAGCGCCTGGGTGCCGCCCTGGCGAAGCTCTACGGCCGCGAGATGCACCTGAACCTGGACGTGGACCCCTCGGTCCTCGGCGGGATCGCGGTGCGGGTCGGCGACGAGGTCATCAACGGCACCATCGCGGACCGCCTCGACGAGGCGACCCGTCGCATGGCCGGCTGA